ATGTAGTGGGTCACAAGATCCCTGATTCAGATTCGATTTGTGGTGCAATTGCACTTGCATATTTAAAAAACCAAATTGGTGAAGCAGCAATCGCAACACGTTTAGGCGATGTATCACCTGAAACACAGTTCATTCTAGACACATTTGGTTTTGAAGCACCTGAGCTTAAAATGAGCTACGCAGGTGAAGAGGTTTACATTGTAGACCACACTGAAAAAACACAAGCACCAGATGACATTGATGAAGCAACGGTTGTTGGTGTTGTTGACCACCACAAACTGGGCGATTTAACAACGTCTACACCACTTGAGTGTTGGATTCGCCCTGTTGGCTGTTCAAACACCATCATCAAGATGATGTATGACTTCTACGGTGTTGAAATTCCAAAGAACATCGCGGGTCTTATGTTAGGTGCAATCCTATCAGACACTGTAATCTTCAAGTCACCAACTTGTACTACTGCTGACATCAAGTGTGTTGAAGTACTTGCTGAAATCGCAGGTATCGAAGACTACAAAGCATTCGGTATGGAAATGTTTAAAGTTAAGTCTGCAGTTGAAGGCACGCCAGCTCGCGACCTCGTTATGCGTGATTTTAAAGACTTCAATATGAACGGTAACCTAGTAGGTATCGGTCAGTTAGAAGTTATCGACCTAGCTGTATTTGACGACATCAAAGCTGATCTTGAAGCTGACATCGCAAAGCTGAAAGAAGAAGGCGGCCGTCACTCTGTATTCTTACTACTTACAGACATCATGAAAGAAGGTTCACAAATGCTTATTGCATCTGATGACGAAGGCATTGTTGAGCGTGCTTACGGTGTTGCACCTGAGCAAAGCCGCGTTTGGCTAGATGGCGTACTAAGCCGCAAGAAGCAAGTAGTACCACCACTACAAGATGCATTTGCTTAATTAAGCTTAGTAACAAAAAGGCGCGTTTAGCGCCTTTTTTAATGCTTAAGATAAAGCGCCATTTCGCTATGCAAGCCTTCAATTAAGCTCTATGCTTATATAAATTTAACAAGTTAAGTTTGCGATGCCAAAAATAATATTTTTGTTTTGTGTTTTATTTACTGTTGCGCTTGATGCGACAGAACAAGAAACACAGCAAGATATTAGCGCACACATTCAAAAGCAAAATAACTTAACATTCTCAAATTACGAAGATCGTATTGAACAGCTTTCGCTGAAACACAATCAAGACAACCTTGAGATGCTGGCTGCGCTGAATCAGTTTAATGAACAAAATCCAACAAATAATTTAAACGATCTCGCCTACTTATTAAGTTACCGCTGCTATCTGGAACTGGTGAATAACCAACAAGATGCCTACCAACAAACAGAACAAAGTTTACTAGCACTGACTATCAGCTCAGCCTCAGACCCCGCTATTTCTGCAGCAACCAGCTTTTGTAAATCTTGGCGCTATTATTTTGAAAAAGATGCTAAGCAATACGATCTCTACATTGAGCAATCATTTAACTATGCACTGAATGCACAAACACCTGTGCTTAAATACTGGATTGCTATTAGCTTTGCCATGATGGCGCAAGATACAGGCAGGCACTCGGCGGCAATTGAGGCAGCAAAATTGGCAATGACCATTGCTAACGTGAATAAAGACAATTACCGAGAAGCCACCAGTAGAGCCATTATCGCAATCTCAGAAGCAGAACTAGGTTTTTTTGACGACGCACTGATAAATAACCAATGGGCGATTGATTGGTATAAAAGTGTAGACCAACAAAATGCCATTTTAGGTCTGTATCAAAACAGAGGGTTTATTCTGAATAGCCAAGGTAATACAGCTCAAGCAAAAGCCATTTACCTAAATGCTATTGAACAGGCTAAAAAACTTGAAAACCAAGATGCAATTCACGAAATTTACAGCAATTTAGCTGCAATTGCCTTTACTGAAGGCGAACTTGTGCTTTCAAATGACTACGCAAAAAAGACGCTGCAATATGCACAACAAAGTGACTATCAAACCCTCGCTGCGCACGCCTACTCTATTATGGCGATTAATAATGTTTATTTAAATCAGCTCGATCTAGCTCAAAAGTACTTCGATAAAGGCAATAGCTATTTTGAAGAGTATAAAATGATTAGCTTGTTGGCAGATAACTATAAATCTTGGTCGGAAGCGATGGCCAGCATTGAAAATTTTGAAGCGGCATATAAAGCACAGTTACGCTACAAAGAACTGAGCGATAAGATATTTAACACCGAACGCGAGAGCCGTATGCTACGTATTAAAGAGCTTTACGAGGTGGCACAAAAAGATCAAGAAATTGAGCAGTTAGCGTTTGATAATCAGCGCAAAAATACTGAAATTGAAAACAAGTCATTGCAAAAACGAATATGGGTATTAAGTGCTGTTATCACTTTATTGGCCTTTATTATTTTGTCGTTTTTTTATCGCAAGCTAAATACATCCAATAAAAAACTAACCAAACACAATACTAAACTCAATGAAGAACGCTTTATCGATCCACTTACCGAAGGTTTAAACCGTCGCTTTTTTGAAGTACAGCAGCGCGAGCGCATGCTGAATGTGCCTGAAGTTAGCTTTAGCTTATTCGCCCTTGATATTGATCATTTTAAATCGCTCAACGATACCTATGGCCACGCCTGTGGCGACCAGGTACTAAAACAATTTTGCCAGCGCATTCGGCAATCAATTCGCCAGCAAGATAATCTGATTCGCATGGGTGGCGAAGAGTTTTTACTGGTGATTGAAAATACCAACTTAGAAGCTGATGCTCAACTTATCAAAAAATTACTCACTATTACTAATTCAGAACCTATTACATTTGAACTGCATCGCGTGTCAATTTCTGTATCGATTGGCGCTGCTTCCAACGTCAATATTTATGATGAGACAACATTAGACTTTGCCCTAGAACTTGCAGATCAAGCGTTATACAAAGCAAAGCAGGCGGGACGAAATCAAGGGGAACTATTAGATTTGTATCAAATCAACCTAGCAAGTGTGATTAATAACTACGATATGATTGTTAGTAAGACGGTTACCAGTCGCACACAGTAATAAAAAATGAGCTGAAAGCAGTAATCTTACATCTCAAGCAACATTTAAGTTAAATACTTGATGATGCCAATTCCCAATTAGAACCACTAAACAGCAAAACATTTCCTGTCATCAACACAACTTTACAACGTTAAAGTAAAACACTTACTTAAGCGAGAGGATATTATTAAATTAAGCTGGCTTAAAATTCAGGCAATAAAAAACCCGAGATAAACTCGGGTTTTTTTAATTCTTTCAGCAAATCACAATTACTTGATTTTTGCTTCTTTGAAAATCACGTGTTTACGTACTTTTGGATCGTACTTTTTGATTTCCATTTTTTCAGGCATGTTACGCTTGTTTTTGTCGGTAGTGTAGAAATAACCAGTACCAGCAGTAGAAACTAAACGGATCTTATCACGCATGACTCAAGCTCCTTATACTTTTTCGCCGCGAGCACGGATATCAACTAATACCGCGTCGATGCCTTTCTTATCGATAATACGCATACCTTTAGTAGTAGTACGTAATGTAACGAAACGCTTTTCGCTTTCAACCCAAAAACGGTGAGTTTGTAGGTTAGGTAAAAAACGACGCTTAGTCGCATTGCGAGCGTGTGAACGGTGGTTACCTACCGCTGGACGCTTACCTGTAACTTGACAGACTTTAGACATGTCTATTTATCTCCAATAACTTCGCTCGAGCTAAATCATTTCTTCCGAGGTTTGTGTACGTTTCTGCCCCGGAATTAATCAAAGGGCGCTCTTTATACAGCAAATACAGGCTAAGATCAAGAAACCCGATCTTTAGTTCAGCTCATGTGTAAATTTTATAGCGGCTAATTATAGTGATCTCTTGCCCCGAGGGAAAGTAAAACTTACTTTTATTTTCACTATTTCCGCGAATTAAGCAAAACAGCCTGTTTTTTCGAGTTTTCTTTTTACAAACAGAACTAAATTAGCCTACTAATTTCGTAAGTAAAGGCACAAAGTAACAATAAATTTTCTCACTTTGTGTCAAAATTTTTAATTAAGCTTACTCTTGCACTAACACTTCTTGTCC
This region of Pseudoalteromonas spongiae UST010723-006 genomic DNA includes:
- the rpmB gene encoding 50S ribosomal protein L28 yields the protein MSKVCQVTGKRPAVGNHRSHARNATKRRFLPNLQTHRFWVESEKRFVTLRTTTKGMRIIDKKGIDAVLVDIRARGEKV
- the rpmG gene encoding 50S ribosomal protein L33 → MRDKIRLVSTAGTGYFYTTDKNKRNMPEKMEIKKYDPKVRKHVIFKEAKIK
- a CDS encoding manganese-dependent inorganic pyrophosphatase, with amino-acid sequence MAMYVVGHKIPDSDSICGAIALAYLKNQIGEAAIATRLGDVSPETQFILDTFGFEAPELKMSYAGEEVYIVDHTEKTQAPDDIDEATVVGVVDHHKLGDLTTSTPLECWIRPVGCSNTIIKMMYDFYGVEIPKNIAGLMLGAILSDTVIFKSPTCTTADIKCVEVLAEIAGIEDYKAFGMEMFKVKSAVEGTPARDLVMRDFKDFNMNGNLVGIGQLEVIDLAVFDDIKADLEADIAKLKEEGGRHSVFLLLTDIMKEGSQMLIASDDEGIVERAYGVAPEQSRVWLDGVLSRKKQVVPPLQDAFA
- a CDS encoding tetratricopeptide repeat-containing diguanylate cyclase, which translates into the protein MPKIIFLFCVLFTVALDATEQETQQDISAHIQKQNNLTFSNYEDRIEQLSLKHNQDNLEMLAALNQFNEQNPTNNLNDLAYLLSYRCYLELVNNQQDAYQQTEQSLLALTISSASDPAISAATSFCKSWRYYFEKDAKQYDLYIEQSFNYALNAQTPVLKYWIAISFAMMAQDTGRHSAAIEAAKLAMTIANVNKDNYREATSRAIIAISEAELGFFDDALINNQWAIDWYKSVDQQNAILGLYQNRGFILNSQGNTAQAKAIYLNAIEQAKKLENQDAIHEIYSNLAAIAFTEGELVLSNDYAKKTLQYAQQSDYQTLAAHAYSIMAINNVYLNQLDLAQKYFDKGNSYFEEYKMISLLADNYKSWSEAMASIENFEAAYKAQLRYKELSDKIFNTERESRMLRIKELYEVAQKDQEIEQLAFDNQRKNTEIENKSLQKRIWVLSAVITLLAFIILSFFYRKLNTSNKKLTKHNTKLNEERFIDPLTEGLNRRFFEVQQRERMLNVPEVSFSLFALDIDHFKSLNDTYGHACGDQVLKQFCQRIRQSIRQQDNLIRMGGEEFLLVIENTNLEADAQLIKKLLTITNSEPITFELHRVSISVSIGAASNVNIYDETTLDFALELADQALYKAKQAGRNQGELLDLYQINLASVINNYDMIVSKTVTSRTQ